In the Methanomicrobiales archaeon genome, one interval contains:
- a CDS encoding ribbon-helix-helix protein, CopG family, with product MAENKLDVVVDPKVKAKIQELVDAGEYASLSEFLRQAVFHELHAQEFKQTQKDALKELLFSDEGREIIRIVMEQEHAYHAPGEEKEKGRK from the coding sequence ATAGCTGAAAATAAGCTAGACGTCGTAGTAGACCCAAAAGTCAAAGCAAAGATTCAGGAACTCGTGGATGCTGGAGAATATGCATCATTATCTGAGTTCTTGAGACAGGCCGTATTCCACGAGTTGCATGCTCAGGAGTTCAAACAAACCCAAAAAGATGCCTTGAAAGAATTGCTCTTCTCCGATGAAGGCAGGGAAATTATCCGGATCGTCATGGAGCAGGAGCATGCGTATCATGCCCCCGGGGAGGAGAAGGAAAAAGGCAGGAAGTAA